From a single Gracilimonas sp. genomic region:
- a CDS encoding efflux RND transporter periplasmic adaptor subunit produces MKQLLPLSKLFFISALLIFMNACSGSDENTSQNQQPENTVIPSVEAVQARYGSLPLVERFSGNVKSENQVSLYPEISGVVEQVFVKNGDYVEKGTKLVQLNTDVLEKQLQQAEAGLKINSAQVKQAKAQLAEVQSEYRRTKQLEEKDLTSQLEVEQIEAQLMSAEADVELAEAQLEQAKSLVAERKDELNKAVIRAPISGTVGQRNAEIGMQASQNSQLFLIGDLSKLKIEIVLTENMLNRIQVGQSARILVENSAGQQRAINAKLSRISPFLNEVSRSTEAEIDVDNVDGLLRPGMFVPVDIFFGESEQATLIPVSALYTDPTSGKEGVFIATSLGSEIEPVSDSSDSNGTPRAMTQPTPVQFKPIDVIAEGRMELGVTGLESGQWVVTVGQDLLSEGRTQARIRTMSWERIFQLQQLQREDLLNEIMNERENQQNNVTL; encoded by the coding sequence ATGAAACAGCTACTTCCGCTCTCAAAATTATTCTTTATTTCGGCGCTCTTAATCTTCATGAATGCCTGTTCAGGCTCGGATGAGAATACCTCTCAAAATCAACAACCTGAAAATACCGTCATTCCTTCAGTCGAGGCCGTTCAGGCACGCTATGGTTCTCTTCCCCTGGTAGAACGGTTCAGCGGTAACGTAAAGTCAGAAAATCAGGTGTCTCTCTACCCGGAAATCTCTGGTGTTGTAGAACAGGTTTTCGTGAAAAATGGAGACTATGTTGAGAAAGGTACCAAGCTGGTTCAGCTCAATACGGATGTACTGGAGAAACAGCTGCAACAAGCGGAAGCTGGCCTCAAAATAAACAGCGCGCAGGTTAAGCAAGCTAAAGCACAATTAGCGGAAGTTCAGTCTGAATACAGAAGAACCAAACAGCTTGAAGAGAAAGATTTAACGAGTCAGCTTGAAGTAGAACAAATTGAAGCCCAGTTAATGTCGGCGGAGGCTGATGTAGAACTTGCGGAAGCTCAGCTTGAACAAGCCAAGTCATTGGTTGCAGAACGAAAAGATGAATTGAATAAAGCTGTAATCAGAGCCCCAATATCAGGTACGGTAGGCCAGCGTAATGCAGAAATAGGTATGCAGGCATCCCAAAATTCACAATTATTCCTGATTGGTGATTTATCCAAACTCAAAATTGAAATCGTTCTTACCGAGAACATGCTAAACCGAATACAGGTGGGACAGTCTGCCCGTATCCTGGTTGAAAACAGTGCCGGACAGCAGAGAGCTATTAATGCTAAACTCTCCCGCATATCTCCCTTCCTGAATGAAGTTTCCAGAAGTACTGAAGCTGAAATTGATGTCGACAATGTTGATGGATTACTTAGACCCGGTATGTTTGTACCTGTGGATATATTTTTTGGCGAAAGTGAACAAGCCACACTCATCCCCGTGAGTGCTCTTTATACCGACCCTACTTCTGGTAAAGAAGGTGTTTTCATCGCAACATCTCTGGGTTCTGAAATTGAACCTGTTAGTGACTCAAGTGATAGCAACGGCACCCCCCGCGCTATGACTCAACCTACACCCGTACAATTTAAACCTATTGATGTAATAGCTGAAGGTAGAATGGAACTCGGGGTGACCGGTCTGGAAAGCGGACAATGGGTGGTTACTGTTGGTCAGGATTTATTGTCTGAAGGCAGAACTCAGGCTCGCATTCGTACTATGAGCTGGGAGCGTATTTTCCAGCTGCAACAACTTCAGCGAGAAGACCTGCTGAATGAAATCATGAATGAACGTGAGAACCAGCAAAATAACGTGACTCTTTAA
- a CDS encoding efflux RND transporter permease subunit, which yields MPITETSIKRPIATSMVFLIIITLGVIGFRFLPVDLLPPIEYPQLTVATEYSNVGPEEMEQIITEPIENALAGVPGVERVRSSSSEGRSRVTLEFAQSVDVDVASNDVRAALDRVRDNIPPEAEPPRIWKFDPNNFPIVIVGANSDMNLAELTVLLDREVTKRFEQINGVGSIDIWGGINREVKVDIKRDRLIASGLSTAEVQQAIARENANLPGGNVNSGLQQLYVRTLGEYESIEQIANTVITTIDNKPIRVKDVANVSFGYQDLDRVVSIDKKPMVRFGIRKQTGANTVAVAEEIRKEVEKINNERNDLDLFITTDQSEFIQSSIDNVQNSAMWGALLAVFVLYIFFRNGSSTFIIAVAIPISIIATFALLYFNDLTLNQMSFGGLALGVGLIVDNGIVVLENIIRLREEEGEDLETSALIGTKQVAGAIVASTLTTCVIFLPVVFMQTVSGLLFQELALVVVFALVCSLLVALTLVPMLSSRFLTVKKGMNNKKGAFQRFFQKMETKYSLLLEKTLSHKPAVFGITAVLVITSFLLVPIIPVELAPQTDADEIDIDLEMADGTNIAVQNLYLKELEEIVRATLPMEDVEYFTTEVRDGRAEVEIAMVPQSQRSQSTSDLAAEIRENLSGKVPGADIRVDAQSGLWILRRVFGGGGGEDVQFELRGYDIEKAYELAQEIKLRVEKLPGIVEVRAGRSEGTPEERILFDRDKIADLGLSVRDVAQVVQTNIGGSRAGSYRIGGDEYPITVRLRPEDRLGTLDIDNISIRTPDGGVLPISSVIKKQSGRGPEDINRINGQRVTNITANLESGVALGEAVERIQEELVDFPLPDGFNIVYGGEYEEQQKAAADFSMSIIMALILIYMVMAGQFERFLDPLVVMFSVPLAMIGVIPALLLTGTTLNIQSLMGMIMLVGIVVNNAIVLVDYINLMRREKNMPVFEAVVEAGRLRLRPILMTTLTTVLGLLPLSFGLGAGAEIQASLARVVIGGLTASTLVTLVFIPVVYVTTDQLLEKAKAISWNPFSTSKEVELAK from the coding sequence ATGCCAATTACAGAAACTTCGATTAAGCGTCCTATTGCAACTTCGATGGTCTTTTTGATCATTATCACCCTTGGTGTTATCGGGTTCAGGTTCCTCCCGGTAGATCTTTTGCCACCTATAGAATATCCTCAGCTAACCGTTGCCACTGAGTATTCCAATGTTGGACCGGAAGAAATGGAGCAAATCATAACTGAGCCTATTGAAAATGCACTGGCTGGTGTTCCTGGTGTTGAACGCGTTCGATCCAGTTCCAGTGAGGGGCGAAGCCGTGTTACCCTTGAATTTGCACAAAGTGTTGACGTGGATGTTGCGTCTAATGATGTACGGGCCGCTTTAGACCGTGTCCGTGATAACATACCACCTGAAGCCGAACCTCCCCGTATCTGGAAATTCGATCCAAACAACTTCCCGATCGTTATTGTAGGTGCAAATTCAGACATGAATCTTGCCGAGTTGACAGTCCTTTTAGATCGTGAAGTCACCAAGCGTTTTGAGCAAATTAACGGCGTTGGTTCTATTGATATTTGGGGTGGTATAAATCGAGAGGTAAAAGTTGACATTAAAAGAGACCGGCTAATTGCAAGCGGACTCTCAACAGCTGAAGTACAGCAGGCCATTGCCAGGGAAAACGCTAATCTTCCGGGTGGAAATGTGAACTCAGGCTTACAACAGCTTTATGTTCGTACTTTGGGTGAGTATGAATCTATCGAGCAAATTGCCAATACCGTTATCACCACCATCGATAATAAGCCGATACGCGTTAAAGATGTTGCGAATGTCTCCTTTGGCTATCAGGATCTGGACCGGGTGGTATCTATTGATAAAAAACCTATGGTACGATTCGGTATTCGTAAGCAAACTGGTGCAAATACCGTGGCTGTTGCCGAAGAGATCAGAAAAGAAGTTGAGAAAATCAACAATGAACGCAATGATCTGGACTTATTTATTACAACAGACCAAAGTGAATTTATTCAAAGTTCAATCGACAACGTTCAAAACTCTGCCATGTGGGGAGCCCTTTTAGCTGTTTTTGTACTTTATATATTTTTCCGCAACGGGTCTTCTACATTCATCATTGCTGTAGCTATCCCAATTTCTATTATTGCTACTTTCGCCCTCCTCTATTTTAATGACCTGACTCTGAACCAAATGAGTTTTGGTGGGCTGGCATTAGGCGTTGGGCTTATTGTAGATAATGGAATTGTTGTGCTGGAAAATATCATCCGGCTGCGCGAAGAAGAAGGTGAAGACCTGGAAACAAGTGCACTTATAGGAACCAAACAGGTAGCCGGGGCAATTGTGGCTTCTACCTTAACCACCTGCGTAATTTTCTTGCCCGTAGTATTCATGCAAACAGTTTCCGGGCTTCTTTTCCAGGAACTGGCCCTTGTTGTTGTGTTTGCACTCGTTTGTTCACTTTTGGTAGCACTTACGCTGGTACCGATGCTTTCAAGCCGATTCTTAACTGTGAAAAAGGGTATGAATAATAAAAAAGGAGCTTTCCAGCGCTTTTTCCAAAAAATGGAAACCAAATATTCTCTTTTACTCGAAAAAACTCTTTCACATAAACCCGCTGTTTTTGGAATTACAGCTGTACTTGTAATCACCAGCTTCCTATTGGTGCCAATCATTCCAGTGGAATTAGCTCCTCAAACGGATGCAGATGAAATTGATATCGACCTTGAGATGGCCGATGGAACCAATATCGCTGTGCAGAATCTATATCTGAAAGAACTGGAAGAAATCGTACGCGCTACCCTTCCTATGGAAGACGTTGAGTATTTCACCACAGAGGTGAGAGATGGTCGTGCTGAAGTCGAGATTGCCATGGTTCCTCAATCACAACGCAGCCAAAGCACTTCTGACCTGGCTGCAGAAATCAGGGAAAACCTTTCAGGCAAAGTCCCCGGAGCTGATATTCGCGTGGATGCCCAATCCGGACTCTGGATTTTACGACGGGTATTTGGCGGAGGTGGAGGCGAAGACGTTCAGTTTGAACTTCGCGGATATGATATTGAAAAAGCTTATGAATTAGCTCAGGAAATCAAACTCAGAGTCGAAAAACTACCGGGTATCGTGGAAGTTCGTGCCGGCCGAAGTGAAGGTACTCCAGAAGAACGTATTCTCTTTGATCGCGATAAAATTGCTGATCTGGGACTTTCGGTTCGCGATGTGGCACAAGTTGTTCAAACCAACATTGGCGGAAGTCGTGCCGGTTCCTACCGTATTGGCGGCGATGAATACCCTATCACCGTTCGGCTTCGACCTGAAGATCGGCTTGGAACGCTGGATATTGATAACATTTCGATTCGAACTCCCGATGGTGGAGTACTACCGATTTCCTCGGTAATTAAGAAACAAAGTGGCCGTGGCCCGGAAGATATCAACCGAATTAACGGACAACGGGTAACCAACATTACTGCAAATCTTGAAAGCGGAGTTGCATTGGGTGAAGCGGTAGAAAGAATTCAGGAAGAACTTGTCGATTTCCCATTACCTGATGGTTTTAACATCGTTTATGGCGGTGAGTACGAGGAACAGCAAAAAGCTGCAGCTGATTTCTCCATGTCTATCATCATGGCTCTCATTTTAATCTACATGGTAATGGCGGGACAATTTGAACGGTTCCTCGACCCATTGGTTGTAATGTTCTCCGTACCATTAGCAATGATTGGTGTAATTCCGGCTCTGCTGTTAACCGGTACTACCCTTAATATTCAAAGCCTGATGGGGATGATCATGCTCGTCGGAATTGTGGTTAATAACGCCATTGTACTGGTCGATTACATCAACCTGATGCGACGGGAGAAAAACATGCCTGTATTTGAAGCAGTTGTTGAAGCTGGACGTTTACGATTGCGTCCTATTCTTATGACGACACTCACCACCGTATTAGGCTTGCTGCCTCTCTCCTTTGGCTTAGGCGCCGGAGCAGAAATCCAGGCTTCTCTTGCCCGTGTGGTAATTGGTGGTTTGACTGCCTCAACGCTGGTTACTCTGGTATTTATTCCTGTTGTTTATGTAACCACCGATCAGCTATTGGAAAAAGCCAAAGCCATAAGCTGGAATCCATTTTCTACATCTAAAGAAGTGGAATTAGCAAAATAG
- a CDS encoding beta-N-acetylhexosaminidase — translation MKYLLLTLASLLATSSLFAYQSKPVISVIPKPVSAEYEDGFFELDSSTSIHLSGDSEEMQFLGEYLNDLIYSATWVNHTITFEKTRTDTNAAIFLEIDAKSDISNPEGYILSVTEKEIRISAHKAAGLFYGVQTLRQLFDPVIEHKLPSLAPNNQKWLVPAVNIKDYPRFRYRGMHLDVARHFFPVDFIKKYIDLLAMHKMNRFHWHLTEDQGWRIEIKKYPKLTEIGAWRDSTLIGRYGSNRYDNVRHGGFYTQEEIREVVEYAQKRHITIIPEIEMPGHSSAALAAYPQFGCFDKEYHVQSTWGVFEDIYCPSEETFAFLEDVLTEVMELFPSKYIHIGGDEAPKKQWKESDIAQEVIRREGLKDEHELQSYFIGRIEKFLNENGRQIIGWDEIMEGGLAPQATVMSWRGEKGGIEAAKMKHDVIMTPNGSNYFDHFQAQPTGNEPISIGGLTTLEDVYHYEPVPEELTPEEAKYILGSQGNVWTEYIHSGDKVEYMAYPRVTALAEVLWTPKEQKNWLEFWARLQSHFERLDILEVNYAPHYKK, via the coding sequence ATGAAGTATCTTCTACTAACTTTAGCATCTCTTTTAGCAACCTCTTCCCTCTTTGCCTATCAGTCCAAGCCGGTTATATCCGTTATCCCAAAACCCGTTTCGGCAGAATATGAAGATGGTTTTTTTGAACTTGATTCCAGTACATCTATCCACCTTTCTGGTGATTCAGAAGAAATGCAGTTTCTTGGAGAATACCTGAACGACCTTATTTATTCTGCCACATGGGTGAATCATACCATTACTTTTGAAAAGACCCGAACAGATACCAATGCTGCGATATTCCTGGAGATTGATGCCAAAAGTGATATCAGTAACCCGGAAGGGTATATACTTTCTGTGACTGAGAAAGAAATCAGGATTTCAGCCCATAAGGCCGCTGGTTTGTTTTATGGAGTACAAACCCTCAGACAACTTTTTGATCCTGTCATTGAGCATAAGCTTCCGTCTCTGGCACCTAACAATCAGAAGTGGTTAGTACCTGCTGTAAACATCAAAGATTATCCTCGTTTCCGGTATCGCGGCATGCACCTTGATGTTGCCCGCCACTTTTTCCCTGTCGATTTTATAAAGAAATATATCGACCTGTTGGCTATGCATAAGATGAACCGGTTTCACTGGCACTTAACGGAAGATCAAGGCTGGCGCATCGAGATCAAAAAGTATCCCAAATTGACTGAGATCGGTGCCTGGAGAGATTCTACCCTAATCGGGCGATATGGTTCAAATCGGTATGATAATGTTCGCCATGGCGGATTTTATACGCAGGAAGAAATTCGGGAAGTAGTTGAGTATGCTCAAAAAAGACACATTACCATCATTCCTGAAATAGAAATGCCTGGACATTCTTCGGCTGCTTTAGCTGCCTATCCTCAGTTTGGCTGTTTCGATAAGGAATATCATGTACAATCAACTTGGGGAGTTTTTGAAGATATCTACTGCCCAAGTGAAGAAACTTTTGCGTTCCTCGAGGATGTCTTAACCGAGGTAATGGAACTGTTTCCAAGTAAATACATTCATATTGGTGGTGATGAAGCCCCGAAGAAACAATGGAAAGAAAGTGATATCGCCCAGGAAGTCATCAGACGGGAAGGCTTGAAAGATGAACACGAACTCCAGAGCTATTTCATTGGACGCATTGAAAAATTTCTCAATGAAAACGGACGGCAAATTATTGGCTGGGATGAGATTATGGAAGGTGGGTTAGCACCTCAGGCAACGGTTATGAGCTGGCGGGGAGAAAAAGGTGGCATCGAAGCCGCTAAAATGAAGCATGATGTCATTATGACCCCCAACGGTTCAAATTATTTTGACCATTTCCAGGCCCAACCAACAGGGAACGAACCTATTTCTATTGGCGGACTTACCACCCTTGAGGATGTCTACCACTACGAACCTGTTCCCGAGGAACTTACTCCTGAAGAAGCAAAGTATATACTAGGTTCCCAGGGCAATGTTTGGACAGAATACATTCACTCCGGAGATAAAGTGGAGTATATGGCTTACCCAAGGGTTACAGCTCTGGCAGAGGTTTTATGGACTCCAAAAGAACAGAAAAACTGGCTGGAGTTCTGGGCACGGCTACAATCTCATTTTGAACGGCTGGATATACTGGAAGTCAATTATGCGCCGCACTATAAAAAGTAA
- a CDS encoding calcium/sodium antiporter codes for MTVLLFIVGLVTLIIGAELFLKSVDRFGLAWSVSPVVMGLTVVAFATGAPELAISLQAAAEGKPDLVLGNILGSNIANILLILGIAGLVKPLNITNRIIKIDVPVVIGASILLYVLAMDGLLTMIDGFIIFGALVAYSIFMYSQIRKDRSANKSNKEEQPELDEPVTTLFYGKYILLLLAGLVLIVMGSRWMVESAVEIAGVLGISELIIGLTIVSIGTSLPEVATSLSAVRRDDSDTAVANVMGSNLYNILLTLSLTIIVAPGALNVSVDAINLDLPFMVIVAVACLPLFWPAKELGRPEAAGFLFYYVAYITYLVFIALQHPFKETMEWGMTWIIIPLTVVMILAKFLFDYRKRKLLKN; via the coding sequence ATGACGGTTTTATTATTCATCGTAGGGTTGGTTACGCTGATAATCGGGGCAGAGCTGTTCCTGAAATCAGTAGATAGATTTGGTTTAGCCTGGAGTGTATCTCCGGTTGTAATGGGTTTGACAGTGGTGGCATTTGCTACCGGAGCCCCAGAGTTGGCTATCAGTTTACAAGCAGCTGCAGAAGGGAAGCCTGACCTTGTTTTAGGGAATATACTAGGTAGCAATATCGCCAATATACTTCTGATTCTTGGGATTGCTGGTTTGGTAAAACCTCTTAACATCACAAACCGGATTATAAAAATAGATGTCCCCGTGGTAATCGGAGCCAGTATCTTGCTTTATGTATTAGCTATGGATGGTTTACTTACCATGATTGATGGGTTCATCATTTTCGGAGCTTTAGTTGCCTACTCCATTTTCATGTACAGCCAGATCAGAAAAGACCGTTCAGCTAATAAATCTAATAAGGAAGAGCAGCCTGAACTGGATGAGCCTGTTACCACACTTTTTTACGGAAAATACATTTTATTACTACTGGCAGGGCTGGTTTTGATTGTGATGGGCTCTCGATGGATGGTAGAGTCTGCCGTTGAAATTGCAGGCGTGTTGGGTATTTCAGAGCTTATCATTGGGCTGACGATTGTTTCAATAGGTACCTCATTGCCTGAAGTGGCGACCTCACTTTCTGCCGTTCGCCGGGATGATTCTGATACCGCTGTTGCTAATGTGATGGGCAGTAACCTGTATAATATTCTGCTAACGCTCAGTCTGACCATTATTGTTGCTCCGGGAGCTTTAAATGTTTCAGTGGATGCTATCAACCTGGATCTGCCTTTTATGGTTATAGTAGCAGTAGCCTGTTTGCCACTTTTTTGGCCAGCAAAAGAATTGGGTAGGCCAGAGGCAGCTGGTTTCCTTTTTTACTATGTAGCCTACATTACCTATCTGGTGTTTATTGCTTTACAACATCCTTTTAAAGAGACCATGGAATGGGGGATGACCTGGATTATCATCCCGCTAACGGTCGTTATGATCTTGGCTAAATTTCTTTTCGATTATAGGAAAAGGAAACTTTTAAAAAACTGA
- a CDS encoding amidohydrolase family protein, with product MKFRSFLFTFFVSLIISTSAFAQRTVIHAGTLIDGVSDEVRNEVSIIIEDSKITGIENGYISGNRGDEIVDLKSKTVMPGLIDLHVHLESETSPQKYLEPFTFDEAEKAFRSVQYAKRTLMAGFTTVRELGGSGVNIALRDAIKGGYVDGPRIITVGKSLATTGGHADPTNGWKKDLMGSPDPVDGVLNGVAEAREAVRQRYKNGADHIKITATGGVLSVAKSGDAPQFFMDELNAIVETASEYGMHVAAHAHGAEGMKRAVEAGVLTIEHGTKMTEEVMDLMIEKGTYYVPTISAGKWVAEKAKVEGYYPELVVPKALEIGPMIQNTFADAYKHGVKIAFGTDAGVFPHGQNGKEFKYMTEVGMPVMEAIQSATITAATVLGLEHEIGSIEVGKKADIVATEENPIQDVTTLERVSFVMKDGVIYK from the coding sequence ATGAAATTCCGCAGCTTTCTCTTCACGTTCTTTGTTTCACTAATTATTTCTACATCAGCATTTGCCCAGCGAACCGTAATCCATGCCGGCACCCTGATTGATGGAGTTTCTGATGAAGTACGAAATGAAGTCAGCATCATTATCGAAGACAGCAAAATTACCGGAATCGAAAATGGATATATTTCCGGAAATCGTGGTGACGAAATTGTTGACCTAAAATCTAAAACGGTGATGCCGGGACTCATTGACCTCCATGTTCATTTAGAAAGTGAAACAAGTCCACAAAAATATTTAGAGCCCTTCACTTTTGATGAGGCAGAGAAAGCTTTCAGATCGGTTCAATATGCAAAAAGAACACTCATGGCCGGTTTCACCACCGTTCGCGAATTAGGCGGCTCGGGAGTGAACATCGCCCTCAGAGATGCCATCAAAGGAGGATATGTAGATGGACCTCGAATTATCACCGTTGGTAAGTCACTAGCTACCACAGGCGGACACGCTGACCCTACTAACGGTTGGAAAAAAGACCTGATGGGAAGCCCGGATCCGGTTGATGGAGTGTTAAATGGTGTCGCCGAGGCGCGTGAAGCCGTAAGACAACGCTATAAAAATGGAGCTGATCATATTAAAATCACAGCAACCGGAGGTGTACTAAGTGTAGCTAAGTCAGGAGATGCACCACAGTTTTTTATGGATGAATTGAATGCCATTGTTGAAACTGCCAGCGAATATGGAATGCATGTTGCCGCTCATGCTCACGGAGCTGAGGGTATGAAACGAGCAGTGGAAGCAGGTGTTCTTACGATCGAACACGGCACAAAAATGACGGAAGAAGTAATGGATCTCATGATTGAAAAAGGCACATACTACGTCCCTACTATTTCAGCCGGAAAATGGGTTGCAGAAAAAGCAAAAGTAGAAGGATATTACCCTGAACTTGTTGTACCCAAAGCCCTTGAAATTGGCCCAATGATCCAAAACACTTTTGCCGATGCATATAAGCATGGCGTGAAAATTGCTTTTGGAACCGATGCCGGTGTTTTCCCCCACGGACAAAATGGAAAAGAATTTAAGTACATGACGGAAGTCGGGATGCCGGTAATGGAAGCCATTCAAAGTGCAACCATAACTGCAGCCACAGTATTAGGGCTGGAACATGAAATCGGATCTATTGAAGTCGGAAAAAAAGCTGATATCGTAGCCACCGAAGAAAATCCAATTCAAGATGTAACAACACTGGAGCGAGTTTCTTTTGTGATGAAAGATGGTGTGATTTATAAATAA
- a CDS encoding OsmC family protein, with the protein MKSAELKEIQQPLKEQYKQDPEKALVTLKASSRVGEGITCKVETGKAMVKAGLHPATGGDGLSVCSGDMLLEALTACAGVTLSAVATAIDFNLKDASIHAEGDLDFRGTLSVDKEAPVGFKNIRVSFELDTDEEQEKIDTLIKLTERFCVVYQTLATGNDISVSATKT; encoded by the coding sequence ATGAAATCCGCAGAACTCAAAGAAATACAGCAACCCCTCAAAGAACAGTATAAACAAGATCCGGAGAAGGCTTTGGTTACCTTAAAGGCTTCTTCACGGGTTGGCGAAGGCATCACCTGTAAAGTAGAAACAGGAAAAGCTATGGTTAAGGCTGGTCTCCACCCCGCAACAGGAGGTGATGGATTATCTGTATGTTCGGGAGATATGCTGCTTGAAGCACTTACAGCTTGTGCCGGAGTCACCTTGAGTGCTGTGGCAACAGCCATCGATTTCAACCTGAAAGATGCATCCATTCATGCCGAAGGAGACCTGGACTTCAGGGGCACTCTGTCGGTGGATAAAGAGGCCCCGGTTGGGTTCAAAAACATAAGAGTGAGCTTCGAACTGGATACCGATGAGGAGCAGGAAAAGATTGACACCCTGATTAAACTTACCGAACGGTTTTGTGTTGTTTATCAAACTTTGGCAACCGGTAATGATATCTCTGTATCCGCAACTAAGACCTAA
- a CDS encoding gamma-glutamylcyclotransferase family protein: MTKTNLLFVYGTLMKGFENPVARHLHSTQNFLGEAYFPGLLFKVSFYPGAVCIPDSENKVYGHLFKITQNQKQLLQKLDDYEGIGTQFKQPNEFKRDVIPVFFKGQSLTAYTYLFNAPYNQYPVITSGRFSEEA; encoded by the coding sequence ATGACAAAAACAAATCTGCTTTTTGTGTATGGAACGCTTATGAAAGGCTTTGAAAACCCTGTAGCCCGGCATCTCCATTCTACCCAGAATTTTCTTGGCGAGGCTTACTTTCCCGGCCTGCTTTTTAAAGTAAGTTTTTATCCGGGAGCTGTTTGCATACCTGATTCTGAAAACAAAGTCTATGGCCACTTATTCAAAATCACTCAAAATCAAAAACAACTCCTCCAAAAACTGGATGATTACGAAGGTATAGGTACGCAATTTAAACAGCCGAATGAATTCAAGCGCGATGTGATTCCCGTCTTTTTTAAAGGACAATCCTTAACGGCCTACACCTATCTCTTCAATGCACCTTATAATCAATACCCAGTCATAACCTCCGGCCGTTTTTCTGAAGAGGCATAA
- a CDS encoding metalloregulator ArsR/SmtB family transcription factor produces the protein MPQDVFQAIADPTRREIIDLLAGQSLPVNDVAEKFDMSRPAVSKHIKILNECGLVLIQKQGRKRYCRADTRKLQEVMEWTQRYRQFWNKKLDALESLLTDIDNTNT, from the coding sequence ATGCCCCAGGATGTTTTCCAAGCCATTGCTGACCCAACCCGTCGGGAAATTATCGATCTGCTAGCCGGACAATCGCTCCCTGTAAATGATGTTGCCGAGAAGTTTGATATGAGCCGGCCTGCCGTATCCAAGCATATCAAAATATTAAATGAATGCGGTCTGGTCTTGATCCAGAAACAAGGCCGCAAACGCTATTGTCGGGCTGATACCCGCAAACTACAGGAAGTAATGGAGTGGACTCAACGCTACCGCCAATTCTGGAATAAGAAGCTCGATGCACTTGAGTCTTTACTGACCGATATTGACAACACCAACACCTAA
- a CDS encoding SRPBCC family protein: MNDNKGVFTEPGTIRFERLLPGPAERVWEFLTKSELKAKWLSAGDVETEVGGKVEHQFDHATLSPEDDSFPEKYKDLKSGDSSHGVVTQCDPPHLLSYTWAEGDGTGSEVTFELFPEGDKVRLVLTHQQLPDEKEVQLGVGAGWHTHLGILIDVLEGKTPKGFWKVHMPLEKEYAKIVDKL; encoded by the coding sequence ATGAATGATAATAAAGGCGTATTTACTGAACCGGGAACTATCCGATTTGAAAGGCTTTTGCCTGGCCCCGCTGAACGGGTGTGGGAGTTCCTTACCAAATCAGAATTAAAGGCTAAATGGCTTTCTGCCGGGGATGTAGAAACAGAGGTAGGGGGAAAGGTTGAGCATCAATTTGATCATGCCACACTTTCGCCTGAGGATGATTCATTTCCGGAAAAGTATAAGGACCTTAAGTCGGGAGATTCATCCCACGGCGTAGTTACTCAATGTGATCCCCCTCACCTTCTGAGTTACACCTGGGCTGAAGGTGATGGTACGGGTTCGGAAGTAACATTCGAGCTTTTTCCGGAAGGAGATAAAGTCCGACTCGTATTAACACACCAGCAATTACCGGACGAGAAAGAAGTTCAGCTGGGAGTTGGCGCCGGTTGGCATACCCATCTTGGCATCTTAATTGATGTGCTGGAAGGGAAAACACCGAAAGGATTTTGGAAAGTGCACATGCCTTTAGAAAAGGAATATGCTAAGATAGTTGATAAACTTTGA
- a CDS encoding SRPBCC domain-containing protein: MSNQNFSIYHQLYIKKDAKSVFEAITQPEHLNNWWPLKSSGDPGIGNEYNFYFGEEYDWYAEVTTCIIDTSFHVKMIRSDKDWAPTTFGFDLEEDKNGTQLTFQHINWPACNDHFKTASYCWAILLKDLKNYIEHGVIVPFEQRS; encoded by the coding sequence ATGAGTAATCAAAACTTTAGTATATACCATCAATTATATATCAAAAAAGACGCGAAGTCAGTTTTTGAGGCCATTACTCAACCCGAACACCTCAACAATTGGTGGCCATTAAAAAGCTCAGGCGACCCTGGCATCGGGAACGAGTACAACTTCTATTTTGGAGAGGAATACGATTGGTATGCGGAAGTCACTACCTGTATTATCGATACATCTTTTCATGTTAAGATGATCCGGTCGGACAAGGACTGGGCTCCTACAACTTTTGGATTTGACTTGGAAGAAGATAAGAATGGAACCCAGTTAACCTTCCAGCATATTAACTGGCCTGCTTGCAATGATCATTTCAAAACGGCTTCTTATTGTTGGGCTATTTTATTAAAAGACCTCAAGAATTATATTGAACATGGTGTAATTGTGCCTTTTGAACAAAGATCATAA